From the Acidobacteriota bacterium genome, one window contains:
- a CDS encoding alkaline phosphatase D family protein, with product MIIFQELTERIGRLARSCTLVLFLVPGTLGFSRSGDPFPMELGHGLMAGAVDDTSAILQSRLTSTNRVVDRRWSGVLGIEGVARFEVATGADFKDPIRTEWLTALPENDFIVKVKVDGLRPETRYHYRLAYGPDKSRLEKSAAAAFTTLGGETGQGSYSFALSTCMHYSKFHYTGSGSQPPYSGPDKALGYPALATILALEPDFFVGLGDNVYYDGPGSGHQMRGRAETQHQLRMKHQEQYSQQRFLDLFARVATYWMKDDHDYRFNDSDPVNPARVYAQDRIGAYPKENLYPTHSGSGHAPSHELGVRMFREQYPVVDPQASDSVTYFTRRVNRDLQIWMVEGRDYRSPNDFPDGPQKTIWGKEQKEWLKRTLLASDATFKVLLSATPMVGPGYEYKRDNHVNPGGFRHEGNEFFRWLTENRFSPERFVIICGDRHWQYHAIHPSGFQEFSVGAMIDANAIIGYFPGDPKSSDPEGKVKQPYHYEEPTGGFLLLKIGRTGEGRARMDFTFYDEKGKLLYTHAREAAPQ from the coding sequence ATGATCATTTTCCAGGAACTTACAGAAAGAATCGGCCGCCTGGCCCGGAGCTGCACGCTGGTTTTGTTCCTGGTCCCGGGCACCCTGGGTTTCTCCCGGTCCGGCGACCCCTTTCCCATGGAACTGGGCCACGGGCTGATGGCGGGAGCCGTGGATGACACGTCGGCCATCCTCCAGTCGCGCCTGACCTCGACGAACCGTGTCGTTGACCGCCGCTGGTCGGGAGTTCTGGGCATCGAGGGAGTCGCCCGCTTCGAGGTGGCGACGGGAGCCGATTTCAAGGACCCGATTCGGACCGAATGGCTCACCGCCCTCCCGGAAAACGACTTCATCGTGAAGGTGAAGGTGGATGGGCTGCGGCCGGAAACCCGCTACCACTACCGTCTGGCCTACGGACCGGACAAGTCACGTCTCGAGAAATCGGCGGCGGCGGCGTTCACCACGCTGGGCGGGGAAACCGGACAGGGCTCCTACAGCTTCGCCCTCTCCACCTGCATGCACTACAGCAAATTCCACTACACCGGCAGTGGTTCACAACCGCCGTACAGCGGACCGGACAAGGCGCTGGGCTATCCGGCGTTGGCGACGATCCTGGCCTTGGAGCCCGATTTCTTCGTGGGACTGGGAGACAACGTCTATTACGACGGCCCCGGAAGCGGCCACCAGATGAGAGGACGGGCGGAGACGCAGCACCAGTTGCGGATGAAGCACCAGGAGCAGTACTCGCAGCAGAGATTCCTGGACCTGTTCGCGCGGGTGGCCACCTACTGGATGAAAGACGACCACGACTACCGGTTCAACGACTCCGATCCGGTGAACCCGGCGCGCGTCTACGCCCAGGACAGGATCGGGGCCTATCCCAAGGAGAACCTCTACCCGACGCACTCCGGTTCCGGCCACGCTCCTTCCCACGAGCTGGGGGTCCGGATGTTCAGGGAACAGTATCCCGTCGTCGATCCGCAGGCGTCCGATTCGGTGACCTACTTCACCAGAAGAGTGAACCGGGACCTGCAGATCTGGATGGTGGAGGGACGGGACTACCGCAGCCCCAACGACTTTCCCGACGGTCCCCAGAAGACGATCTGGGGAAAGGAGCAGAAGGAGTGGCTCAAGCGGACCCTGCTGGCAAGCGACGCCACCTTCAAGGTCCTTCTCTCCGCGACCCCCATGGTGGGACCCGGCTACGAGTATAAGCGGGACAACCACGTCAATCCCGGGGGATTCCGCCATGAAGGCAACGAGTTCTTCCGCTGGTTGACGGAAAACCGGTTCTCTCCCGAACGATTCGTCATCATCTGCGGGGACCGGCACTGGCAGTACCACGCCATCCACCCCTCCGGCTTCCAGGAATTCTCCGTCGGCGCGATGATCGACGCCAACGCCATCATCGGGTACTTTCCGGGCGACCCCAAATCTTCGGATCCCGAGGGAAAAGTGAAACAGCCGTACCACTACGAGGAGCCCACCGGCGGTTTCCTGCTCCTGAAGATCGGCCGGACCGGCGAGGGGCGGGCCCGCATGGATTTCACCTTCTACGACGAAAAGGGCAAGTTGCTGTACACCCACGCCAGGGAGGCCGCGCCCCAATAG
- a CDS encoding alkaline phosphatase D family protein, whose amino-acid sequence MTTDFTRRSCQIRLPALVLFLAMGHPGFSQSGDPFPVQLAQGLMAGAVDDASAILQSRLTSTESLVDPRWSGVLGIRGISRFEVAAGADFKNPIRTAWLAALPENDFIVKVKVEGLRPETRYHYRLVYGPDKSRLKKSPPAIFTTMGGPDGQVSYSFALAACMNYTYFHYTGHGSKPPYSGPDKELGYPALAAILALEPDFFVGLGDNVYYDVPGADQDMRGRAETQHQLRMKYHEQFSQQRFPDLFARVATYWLKDDHDYRFNDSDPVNPVRIHIYDESNSGTYPKENLFPKHSGSGHDPTHELGARMFREQLPVVDPRASDAVTYSTRRVNRDLQIWIVEGREYRSPNDSPDGPQKTIWGKEQKEWLQRTLLESDATFKVLLSATPMVGPDYAAKRDNHVNPGGFQTEGDEFFRWLTDKGFSPDRFMIVCGDRHWQYHAVHPSGFQEFSVGAMDDSNAILGFFPSDPKSSDPEGKIKHPYHFEEPTGGFLIMKIGQTGGGRARMDFTFHDEKGNVLYTHAKEAGPD is encoded by the coding sequence ATGACCACCGATTTCACCCGCCGATCCTGCCAGATTCGGCTCCCCGCTCTTGTCCTCTTCCTGGCCATGGGACATCCGGGTTTTTCCCAGTCCGGGGACCCCTTTCCCGTGCAACTGGCCCAAGGCCTGATGGCGGGCGCCGTGGACGACGCTTCGGCGATTCTCCAGTCCCGCCTCACCTCGACCGAGAGCCTCGTCGACCCCCGCTGGTCGGGCGTCCTGGGGATCAGGGGAATCTCCCGTTTCGAGGTGGCGGCCGGGGCCGACTTCAAGAACCCGATTCGGACCGCGTGGCTCGCCGCCCTCCCGGAGAACGACTTCATAGTGAAGGTCAAGGTGGAAGGGCTTCGGCCGGAGACCCGCTACCACTATCGCCTGGTCTACGGACCGGACAAGTCGCGGCTCAAGAAATCGCCTCCCGCGATTTTCACCACTATGGGCGGACCCGACGGGCAGGTCTCCTACAGCTTCGCCCTGGCCGCCTGCATGAACTACACCTATTTCCACTACACGGGCCACGGTTCCAAACCACCCTACAGCGGACCGGACAAGGAGCTGGGCTATCCCGCTCTGGCTGCCATCCTGGCCTTGGAGCCCGACTTCTTCGTGGGCCTGGGCGACAACGTCTACTACGACGTCCCCGGCGCCGACCAGGACATGAGAGGACGGGCGGAGACGCAACACCAGTTGCGGATGAAGTACCACGAGCAGTTCTCGCAGCAGAGGTTCCCGGACTTGTTCGCCCGAGTGGCCACCTACTGGTTGAAGGACGACCACGACTACCGGTTCAACGACTCCGATCCGGTCAATCCGGTCCGTATCCATATCTATGACGAGTCAAATTCGGGAACCTATCCCAAGGAAAACCTCTTCCCGAAGCACTCCGGTTCCGGCCACGACCCGACCCATGAACTCGGCGCGCGGATGTTCCGGGAGCAGCTTCCCGTGGTCGATCCACGGGCGTCCGACGCGGTGACCTACTCCACTCGGCGAGTGAACCGGGACCTGCAGATCTGGATCGTGGAGGGACGCGAATACCGCAGTCCCAACGACTCCCCCGACGGTCCCCAGAAGACGATCTGGGGGAAAGAACAGAAGGAATGGCTGCAACGGACCCTGCTGGAGAGCGACGCCACCTTCAAGGTTCTCCTCTCGGCGACCCCCATGGTGGGACCCGACTACGCCGCAAAGCGCGACAACCACGTCAACCCGGGAGGATTTCAAACCGAGGGCGACGAGTTCTTCCGCTGGCTGACGGACAAGGGTTTCTCTCCGGACCGCTTCATGATCGTCTGCGGTGACCGGCACTGGCAGTATCACGCCGTCCACCCCTCCGGCTTTCAGGAATTCTCCGTCGGCGCGATGGACGACTCCAATGCGATTCTGGGATTCTTTCCCAGCGACCCCAAATCGTCGGACCCCGAGGGAAAGATCAAGCATCCCTATCATTTCGAGGAACCCACCGGCGGTTTCCTGATCATGAAGATCGGCCAGACCGGCGGGGGACGGGCCCGCATGGATTTCACCTTCCATGACGAAAAGGGCAATGTGCTCTACACCCACGCCAAGGAGGCCGGACCAGACTAA